Proteins encoded together in one Telopea speciosissima isolate NSW1024214 ecotype Mountain lineage chromosome 6, Tspe_v1, whole genome shotgun sequence window:
- the LOC122666086 gene encoding protein FAR1-RELATED SEQUENCE 5-like: protein MAVLWVMDNPIATADKDIGLDDDSKPKIGMLFNSEYEAFDFYNSYGGRLGFSVRKEYANKSKKDKATITSRRFVCNKQGKRQKDKRTIGISNPRAETRSDCPARMGIKILENKKYQCYDFVENHNHELHLPSTTHMLRSQRRVIQAFEIDLANDSGIRPKAMGKRVGVRQNLGYTPVDHYNYLRSKRQRDLWYGEAGSLLQYFGKQTRLDPSFTYGLQLDTEEQITNIFWADARMLIDYELFGDVVTFDTTFCTNEENRPLGIFFGFNHHRGVVIFGAALLYDETVESFKWLFEVFLESHGQKKPITFFTNQDAAMANAISEVFPGTWHGLCTWHLMQNGIKYLGNIMKDGSSFLSDLKKCMYHYEEEVQFETAWKQLRTKYQVANGSWLDHIYGLKQKWARCYMKNTFTGGMQSTQLSKSINADLKEYTKSTLDIVQFFKHFERVVNEKRANELKAEFEARNNLPRNSFPHTPIMIKAGKVYTPLIFDLFHEEYTWVGSCYIKWRNESNSLRKYGVGILDLEVEYEVECDPSESIVECSCRKFETFGILCRHALKILDVLDIKLIPKTYVLSRWTRAARSMAVEDSKGIQVEEDVNLDSTQRYRILCRKLVKIASQASDSVEGYALVNNVASNLCKQLNNLVNHAPTPNQGLMTFFNILKYGSFSISMNAEPILVCMKTNFNAGYVTMDDFSRDKDVSG, encoded by the coding sequence GTGGGTTATGGATAATCCAATAGCTACAGCGGATAAAGACATAGGCCTAGATGATGACAGTAAGCCTAAGATTGGTATGCTATTTAATTCTGAGTATGAGGCATTTGATTTCTATAATAGTTACGGAGGAAGACTGGGTTTTAGTGTCAGGAAAGAATATGCAAATAAGAGCAAAAAAGATAAGGCAACGATAACTTCGAGAAGATTTGTATGTAATAAACAAGGTAAGCGGCAAAAAGACAAGCGTACTATTGGTATATCTAATCCTCGAGCAGAAACGAGATCTGATTGTCCTGCTCGAATGGGAATTAAGATTTTGGAAAATAAGAAATACCAATGCTATGATTTTGTTGAAAATCATAATCATGAGCTTCATCTACCATCTACCACTCACATGTTGCGGTCACAACGGAGAGTAATACAGGCCTTTGAAATTGACTTGGCCAATGATTCTGGAATTAGACCTAAGGCCATGGGTAAACGGGTGGGTGTGAGACAGAACCTTGGTTATACACCAGTAGATCATTATAATTATCTCCGAAGTAAACGTCAGCGTGACTTATGGTATGGTGAAGCGGGGAGTTTGTTACAGTATTTTGGAAAACAAACCAGGCTTGATCCCTCTTTTACCTATGGGTTGCAGTTGGATACAGAGGAGCAGAtaacaaatattttttgggccGATGCGAGAATGTTAATAGATTATGAACTATTTGGTGATGTTGTTACCTTTGATACTACATTTTGTACAAATGAGGAGAATAGGCcgcttggtattttttttggatttaacCATCACAGAGGAGTCGTCATATTTGGGGCTGCACTTTTATATGATGAGACGGTTGAATCATTCAAATGGTTGTTTGAGGTTTTCTTGGAAAGTCATGGTCAAAAGAAGCCTATAACATTTTTTACAAATCAAGATGCCGCAATGGCAAATGCAatttcggaggtgtttcctggAACATGGCATGGTTTGTGCACTTGGCATTTAATGCAAAATGGGATTAAGTATCTAGGTAACATAATGAAGGACGGATCAAGctttctatcagatctgaaaAAGTGTATGTATCATTATGAGGAGGAAGTACAATTTGAGACTGCATGGAAGCAGTTAAGGACTAAGTATCAGGTTGCAAATGGTTCATGGTTAGATCATATTTATGGACTTAAGCAGAAGTGGGCCAGATGTTATATGAAGAATACATTTACAGGAGGTATGCAGAGTACACAACTGAGTAAAAGTATAAATGCTGACTTAAAGGAGTATACAAAGTCTACTTTAGACATTGTACAGTTTTTTAAGCACTTTGAAAGGGTTGTCAATGAGAAGCGTGCTAATGAATTGAAGGCTGAGTTTGAGGCAAGAAATAACCTTCCAAGAAACTCGTTTCCCCATACACCCATTATGATAAAGGCAGGAAAAGTCTATACTCCTTTAATCTTTGACCTATTTCACGAGGAGTATACATGGGTTGGTTCTTGCTACATAAAATGGAGGAATGAAAGTAATAGCTTGCGTAAGTATGGTGTTGGTATTCTTGATTTAGAGGTGGAATATGAAGTTGAGTGTGATCCATCCGAGTCTATAGTTGAATGTAGCTGTAGGAAATTTGAGACATTTGGCATCTTATGTCGTCAtgctttgaaaattttggacGTGTTAGATATCAAGCTTATTCCTAAAACATATGTTTTGAGTAGATGGACACGTGCAGCAAGAAGCATGGCAGTGGAAGATAGCAAGGGAATACAAGTTGAGGAAGATGTTAATTTGGATTCTACACAGCGTTATAGAATTCTGTGTCGTAAACTAGTAAAGATTGCATCACAAGCATCCGATTCAGTAGAGGGATATGCATTGGTGAACAATGTTGCTAGTAATTTGTGTAAACAATTAAACAATCTTGTCAATCATGCTCCAACTCCAAATCAAG